A region from the Thermodesulfobacteriota bacterium genome encodes:
- a CDS encoding ABC transporter substrate-binding protein gives MKTKSRVFVFILLVGFIFFITETIIQAKEVRGVTDDTIKIGVIADLTGPIANIFLPVLEGYKNYMQYINNQGGIHGRKIKNIYEDSRYTIPGDIAAFKKLVFRDNILAMFGASSTGGTIALFPQIEKLKVPTIAASQAESMYIPPKRYVFCTAAGYSEEIKVLFDFMMKDLSARNPRVGIVYPDVEFGKTNLEQAKKSAKHYGVDIYPEVLNMGALEASSQVMLLKRDKVTHVIVVQVVAGAICFLREARKFKLNVTLLGTGWTCNEDVIKGSGEAANNYYGVNSYSSWYDDTPGMARLREITLKLNPKKKDYSKNYSKGWLCAMILEEGMKRAGRNLDSESLVAAMETFKNFDTGGVSGYITYGTNERMGGEYLRMYKADLENNKLIPVGDWRKAAH, from the coding sequence TTTTCATCACAGAGACAATAATTCAGGCAAAAGAGGTGAGAGGTGTAACTGATGATACCATCAAGATAGGAGTAATTGCAGACTTGACAGGCCCCATAGCTAATATATTTCTGCCTGTTCTTGAAGGTTATAAAAATTATATGCAGTATATAAATAACCAGGGAGGAATCCATGGCCGGAAGATAAAAAATATTTACGAGGACAGCCGTTATACCATTCCCGGTGATATAGCAGCCTTTAAAAAGCTTGTATTCAGAGATAATATACTTGCCATGTTTGGGGCATCATCAACAGGTGGGACAATTGCCCTATTCCCTCAAATCGAAAAATTAAAGGTTCCCACTATTGCTGCTTCTCAGGCAGAATCTATGTATATACCACCTAAGAGATATGTCTTCTGTACTGCAGCCGGATATTCAGAAGAGATCAAAGTGCTCTTTGATTTCATGATGAAGGATTTAAGTGCCAGGAATCCCAGAGTTGGCATAGTCTATCCTGATGTAGAATTCGGAAAGACTAACCTGGAGCAGGCCAAGAAGAGTGCAAAACACTACGGGGTCGACATATATCCTGAAGTGCTTAATATGGGAGCATTAGAGGCAAGTTCTCAGGTAATGTTATTAAAGAGGGATAAAGTGACTCATGTGATAGTAGTTCAGGTTGTTGCCGGGGCTATCTGCTTCTTGAGAGAGGCAAGGAAATTTAAATTGAACGTTACGTTATTAGGGACGGGCTGGACCTGTAATGAGGATGTCATTAAGGGTTCAGGAGAAGCTGCAAATAACTACTATGGAGTTAATAGCTATAGTTCCTGGTATGACGATACACCGGGTATGGCTAGACTGAGGGAAATCACCTTGAAACTGAATCCCAAGAAGAAGGACTATAGCAAGAATTATTCTAAAGGTTGGCTCTGTGCCATGATCCTGGAGGAAGGAATGAAAAGGGCTGGCAGGAATCTGGATAGCGAATCCCTTGTAGCTGCCATGGAAACCTTTAAAAACTTTGATACAGGAGGGGTTAGCGGATATATTACATACGGCACCAATGAGCGTATGGGCGGGGAGTATTTGAGGATGTATAAAGCCGATCTTGAAAACAATAAACTCATTCCCGTCGGTGACTGGAGAAAGGCTGCTCACTGA